The following nucleotide sequence is from bacterium.
TACTCTGAGCCTGTTAAACCCTTCGGAGATGCTTTATATGCAGAAGGGTGAGTTCTCAGAGTGCCCGATTGTGGCGTAGAAGGTGTATGCGCCGTAGTACCAGAGTGAGTAGACACCACATACTTTTTTGCCCCTTAACCCACGCTGGTAGCAGGAAAAACAAGATTCCGGATCAAGTCCGGAATGACATATCAGGGAATTACCCTCAAAATTAATCAGAGTTATTATGAGTTTCTTTATATTTGTTTTCGTACTCTTCAAGTTCTTTTATAAGAGGTTTCGCCACTTCAGGCATCTCCACCTTTTCTCGTGTAAGAATATCTCTAATTTTTATATCTTCATCATTATAAAACTTTTGGTTAGATTTGTCGTCGCTAGCAATAACCCCGCCTTCAAAAGATATCCCAGCAAACAATCCTTGAGCTTTAGAGTATATAAGTATTCCAGATGCAGGAACACCTATTTTAGCGCCTGCCTCTCTACCAACAGGACCCGCTGCTGCTGAAATTTCGCCCCCTATTTTAAAACGAGATTTAAGTAGTAAATCCAACCCTTCCTTATTCATTATAAGTAAAATCGCATCAACTACTTTCCCACCAATTTGAAACCCAAAACTTCCTTCTGCTGTAGCTATAAAAGCGGGTGGACTCCATTTTCCTGTATTTCTATCTTTTGCCAAGACAATCCCGTTACCACCTTTAGCTCCAAGCACAAAACCAAGCTTATACTGTCTCAAAAATATAACAGCGTTAGCATCGTGCAAGAGTTGACAAGGTATAGCGCTATCAGGTGCATCAGTAAAATATTTAAGAGTTTTTTCGGCGTGTTTT
It contains:
- a CDS encoding lipid-binding SYLF domain-containing protein, whose protein sequence is MKKIKFCLIFIMIFAVTAFSDSNEELAGRIKHAEKTLKYFTDAPDSAIPCQLLHDANAVIFLRQYKLGFVLGAKGGNGIVLAKDRNTGKWSPPAFIATAEGSFGFQIGGKVVDAILLIMNKEGLDLLLKSRFKIGGEISAAAGPVGREAGAKIGVPASGILIYSKAQGLFAGISFEGGVIASDDKSNQKFYNDEDIKIRDILTREKVEMPEVAKPLIKELEEYENKYKETHNNSD